The DNA window CTGTATACGCCATTGTAGCACGTGTGTAGCCCTACTCGTAAGGGCCATGATGACTTGACGTCATCCCCACCTTCCTCCGGTTTGTCACCGGCAGTCTCCTTTGAGTTCCCGACCTAATCGCTGGCAACAAAGGATAAGGGTTGCGCTCGTTGCGGGACTTAACCCAACATTTCACAACACGAGCTGACGACAGCCATGCAGCACCTGTCTCTAAGCTCCCGAAGGCACAGTCTTATCTCTAAGACCTTCTTAGGATGTCAAGAGTAGGTAAGGTTCTTCGCGTTGCATCGAATTAAACCACATGCTCCACCGCTTGTGCGGGCCCCCGTCAATTCATTTGAGTTTTAACCTTGCGGCCGTACTCCCCAGGCGGTCGATTTATCACGTTAGCTACGAGAGCCAGAACTATGTCCAACCCCCAAATCGACATCGTTTACAGCGTGGACTACCAGGGTATCTAATCCTGTTTGCTCCCCACGCTTTCGCACATGAGCGTCAGTTCTTGTCCAAGGGGCCGCCTTCGCCTCCGGTATTCCTCCACATCTCTACGCATTTCACCGCTACACGTGGAATTCTACCCCTCTCTACAAAACTCTAGATGAACAGTCTGAAATGCAGTTCCCAGGTTAAGCCCAGGGCTTTCACATCTCACTTATCCATCCGCCTGCGTGCCCTTTACGCCCAGTTATTCCGATTAACGCTCGCACCCTCCGTATTACCGCGGCTGCTGGCACGGAGTTAGCCGGTGCTTCTTCTGTGACTAACGTCAATTGCATTATCTATTAAACAATACACCTTCCTCATCACCGAAAGAACTTTACAACCCGAAGGCCTTCTTCATTCACGCGGCATGGCTGCGTCAGGGTTCCCCCCATTGCGCAATATTCCCCACTGCTGCCTCCCGTAGGAGTCTGGGCCGTGTCTCAGTCCCAGTGTGGCTGGCCATCCTCTCAGACCAGCTAGAGATCGTCGGCTTGGTAGGCCCTTACCCCACCAACTACCTAATCTCACTTGGGCTCATCTTATGGCAAGTGGCAAAAAGTCCCACCCTTTAATCTCTCGATACTATGCGGTATTAGCCATCGTTTCCAATGGTTATCCCCCTCCATAAGCCAGATTCCCAAGCTTTACTCACCCGTCCGCCACTCGTCAGCATAAGTACAAGTACTTACCTGCTACCGTTCGACTTGCATGTGTTAAGCCTGCCGCCAGCGTTCAATCTGAGCCATGATCAAACTCTTCAATTTAATCTTTTTAATCTTTCAATTCTTGAATCGACATCCGCTCTTACTGACTTCTTCTTCAGCACTCTCGGACGCCTCAACGCCTCCAAGTGCCCACACAGATTGTCTGATGATTTTTTAAAGAACATTATCTCAAGCCTCGCTTGAGAGAGCGAGGTCGCATATTCTACTTACTTACCTTACCACTGTCAACAACGTTTAATTAAAAAAATAAAAACTTTTTCTAATTTAAACAATAATCAAGATTTTTCAATTAATCTTTTTTACTGTTTTCCTGCCGTCGTTGCGTGAGGCGGCATTATAGAGATTTTTATTTGTCTTGCAAGGCTTTTTTATAATTTTTTTTATTTTTTTTCGTGTTTGATGTTTTTTATAACAACTTGTTCTTTTTATAAACTTTTTATTAAGAAAGCCACACTGATTTAATAAACAATGTGTGGCTTCAGAATAAATTATTGTTATTTTTGTAATAGATGTCTAATTGCCAAAATCAGCCCACCCCAGATGATGATTAACGCAACCATCATCATTAAAATTGCACTTGCACTCATTATTATTCTCCTTCTACTTTTGTAATTTGAGCCACTGGTCCATCTTGTAATGCAACAATTAAACCTTCTGCTTCTCTTTCTTCAATTACCGCTTGATCTAATTGTCGATCTAAAATAGGTGGTGAAATAGGTGAACCATCAATATCATGTTCATTCAATGCAGAATGTGCTGACCATTTAACTTTAGACAACAAATAAGCGATTACAATCAATCCTATCGCCATTCCCCAACCAAAAGTATTAACAAACCAACTTGGGTAACCACCATATCCTTCAGAAATACGCTTAACTGCTTCTGTAATTAAAATATATCCCAAAATAACAGGTGTAATACCACCAATAAATAACTGCCATTTTCTACCCAACTTGAAAGATCCTGTTGCATTTAAATGATTACGCAAACTTGGTAACGCACTTAATCCAGCAACCAAGACTATTGTTGACACTAAAGTAGCAGCTACAATACCAAAATTATTTACAAAAGAATCTGCAACATCTAATAATGATAATCCTGTTGTTGTTGGGAATAACAAAATTGAAATAATTGCCATTGGAATACAAGTAACTAAAGTTGCTTTTACTCGTTTCATTCCTAATTTATCTTGAACAGAGGAAATCACTACTTCAAGAATTGAAATTAAAGAACTTAAACCTGCAAAAACCAAAGAACCGAAGAATAAAATTCCGATTATCTGACCAGCTGGTGCTTGAGATATAATAGTTGGAAATGCAATAAAGGCTAAACCGATACCAGAAGTGGCTACTTCAGATACACCTTTTCCAGAGATTGAAGCCATAAAACCTAAAGCAGCAAAAACACCTATACCAGCAAGAATTTCAAAACTACTATTCGCAAAAGCAACGACTAATCCAGAGCCTGTTAAATCCTCTTTTTTCTTTAAATAAGAGGCGTAGGTTAACATAATTCCAAAGCCAACGGATAAAGAGAAGAAAATCTGCCCGTAAGCCGCTACCCAAACTGATGCATCTGTTAATTTTGACCAATTTGGTGTGAAGAGTGTATTTAATCCATTTGCCGCACCCGGTAATGTTAACGAAATAGCAACTAAAACTAAGAACATTACAATTAACAATGGAATAAAAATAGACGATGATCTCGCTAATCCTTTTTGAATACCTAAAGCAAGAATACCAATTACAATAACCCAAACAGCAACCAAAGGTAATGTAACCCCTTGTACAAAATCAAACGATACTCCCGCATCTTGTGACATTTTCAAATATTGCCCAAAGAAAAATCCAGATGGATCACTTCCCCACGCCTGATCAATAGAAAAATAGGTGTAACAAATTGCCCATCCAATGATTACAGCATAATAACAACCTATAACAACATTAATCAGTACTTGCCACCAACCAATCGTCTCCATACCACTAAATAAACGACGATATGCTAAAGGTGGGGAGCCACG is part of the Mergibacter septicus genome and encodes:
- a CDS encoding sodium-dependent transporter — its product is MSKPVTSVRETFSSRRAFIFAAVGSAVGLGNIWRFPYVAYDNGGGAFIIPYVVALLTAGIPLLFLDYAIGHKFRGSPPLAYRRLFSGMETIGWWQVLINVVIGCYYAVIIGWAICYTYFSIDQAWGSDPSGFFFGQYLKMSQDAGVSFDFVQGVTLPLVAVWVIVIGILALGIQKGLARSSSIFIPLLIVMFLVLVAISLTLPGAANGLNTLFTPNWSKLTDASVWVAAYGQIFFSLSVGFGIMLTYASYLKKKEDLTGSGLVVAFANSSFEILAGIGVFAALGFMASISGKGVSEVATSGIGLAFIAFPTIISQAPAGQIIGILFFGSLVFAGLSSLISILEVVISSVQDKLGMKRVKATLVTCIPMAIISILLFPTTTGLSLLDVADSFVNNFGIVAATLVSTIVLVAGLSALPSLRNHLNATGSFKLGRKWQLFIGGITPVILGYILITEAVKRISEGYGGYPSWFVNTFGWGMAIGLIVIAYLLSKVKWSAHSALNEHDIDGSPISPPILDRQLDQAVIEEREAEGLIVALQDGPVAQITKVEGE
- a CDS encoding methionine/alanine import family NSS transporter small subunit; translation: MSASAILMMMVALIIIWGGLILAIRHLLQK